The stretch of DNA ccacatgttgggatatcgttggcaaactgaaatatttataactggcctgggtatttacgcagagaccgtgtgctatttatttatgcaaatacgtacttttacgagaataatttgaaaaatgaaatctccataggagaacttattatctttaccgaatatcacaacgagtactgtactttgaatctgccatagatttttgcgtattatgtgcgttcttgcattcctcctttcacctacgatggctcttaaacaagaaacgatatcgtaacgagaaatacaacttagctgagcgtccactttggttccactagtgttgtcccatacgactttgtgtttgacctcgctattaggggactttttacccaacgtttccttcaccgccttcactaccttcgatttatcgaacttgagacttaaactggccgttactaaatcttccggcttcttcgacatcggttggtgtctcttcgtgaaccaattcgacggtgccataaaggtcgaaatagcggctttcgaggatccgctaagcttacttttagctccgtgcaatgtcgacacgtcgaagctgttggaacggaagctcttcgatcgacttcctttctgttcggtcgtttttccgggccagtttgatttgctatcgtcccgggaactcggcgcttcctcgccgcatcggttgattttcGTCGCGGAAGActctaacgagcttaggatcgatatcagatccgtattagagcagacaatgcccgcagcaccggaaacggatgcactcgcggctcttggcagttccgagacgcgctttcggagagaagacgtcggcgaaaccgacggagtaggcatttcagagaatcgttgtttcggctgttgagtgtaacgttgagcggaactgttaccctccagcggctgtatttcgtacacttgctccgtcgacgtcctgtacatccttaagcgcacctggcaaacggattgcttttattcgaaagacagtttcttttttatcataattcgtgcgttatgatacatgtttcgatgattgagccgttaagcgtgacaaagcgatggaattgttttgcacagaaattctggttctaaaattatgttagggattctagggcgtaataacatcttggaacgcaaagttatcgatgtgtcgatgaaagttaagcgagctttatcgaagcacacgttcgagtctttgggcgattgctaggaatacgcgtaatgttcttttctgtgagctgaaaagttgaacgactataaaaggcgtttgtagaggatttcaaagcggaagaagaagcgatacaaatgtttagaatcagaaattatctgtttatatagagatctgtttgatgcaagatctaaaatcaatcaaatcggattgtatggattgtgtatttgtctgtgttaatcctttgacgtcgataccaacgatgtatatagcgaatggcggttatcagccaagattatgagcacgtacgcaaatagactagaatattttgcaagaatgaaatgtcttggtatggtacgctttaatctatctatccaagtcaaaataagtataaaaatcgcgtggcaatcaacatatttaaaaaaaaaaaaagaaaaaaaagaggagaaacagatgcttctgattgttttttagtgcattttcataaaatcttctaaatgtttaattctcatagaataaaagggagagtatacgtttgaatctcagcagattttattaattctttgaaaccataaatacaatatgagtattacatcaactttagttcatacatgtaacaacatattattctgcatgtagcagttacatttaatgaaacatttacttatccaataaatccatattctctactaaacgttcgtttattaataaaactgccataatcgtccacgcattgttcgcttccttaattatttttcaaagtataacgataatcaatgatgcaacagaaatatcacgtaacatcccaacaatcttacatgagattttagctgtttttactatacaaattaagtcattattaaaataagtcattataataatatatatatatatatatatatatatatatatatatatatatatgtcggagatgaaagaacaccggaacgttccctttggaactttgggaagacccctagtattgaaatttagatttcaccatagccgtattaagaaactgtcgtcattcgatccgactgtatttatttgagatttatgatagtgaggcgacaatcagtcgccgaacgtagccgcggtcaaagggatgaacgttttgtctaacaaaggcatgaagtaattctatagctcttcttaaaagaaatacttgggacagggcacgacggtaaacgtttcaatggtttctgccccgtggctcgccacacgcagactttgtccttcgggtaagatgattgccagatgccaacgcatcttcacagtatatgtttagctgggcgaggaccggctacgaatattaagtttcaattatacaaagtctttcaaatagacaaatagcctgtgccccaactatgggaagataagagaaatctatccttccacgaacgacgcttcccgctagcaacttttcccaaggacagctaatatctttctctaaccaccaacatggaaattgaccaattaacagcaacgtcaatttcccacacccttcgaacggagacttttctccgctgtccaagaatccgatgatctcgtgccctttttttttttttttttttttttgcgtggggaggggaaaatgctattacgcgtgcccagtgacccgcatcactgggttatgtgggagtcggtcggttgtcgttgccatacccactaaaaacccctcctccttcttcctccgcttagagggcagacaaccccggtaaaacctgtcggcagtcatcagggttgtcctttcgtgccccgttgtatctacttcttcgggcagttactgctcatgtcgtcctctcagccagttcagaatactggactggtctccttctgcggtttttcgttgtttcgtgttcttgccctcattgctccacgtagttgttgtttcgctcgttctcccccttgcctcttcccaggccctcgctgtcaccctcctgtgacacatgacggtcttgcagaattgcctgaatttattccagctctcgttcttggcggtcaacgtggcgatcagattgcccacgtctatcttcccgcccagagcgttctccagctcgatccttctgtccgtccacttcgggcacgcgaagagggcgtgctctgcatcgtcgttcgggtctacacagtcgagacagttgccgtcgctgtccttgccaatcctttttctataga from Bombus affinis isolate iyBomAffi1 chromosome 3, iyBomAffi1.2, whole genome shotgun sequence encodes:
- the LOC126914732 gene encoding uncharacterized protein LOC126914732 isoform X1, whose amino-acid sequence is MYRTSTEQVYEIQPLEGNSSAQRYTQQPKQRFSEMPTPSVSPTSSLRKRVSELPRAASASVSGAAGIVCSNTDLISILSSLESSATKINRCGEEAPSSRDDSKSNWPGKTTEQKGSRSKSFRSNSFDVSTLHGAKSKLSGSSKAAISTFMAPSNWFTKRHQPMSKKPEDLVTASLSLKFDKSKVVKAVKSYGTTLVEPKWTLRTKLILWSETFSFSFLRDKGEVFGSAIEKMLTAEKGNDTGASGSSGKPSVSPNKPMSGKVTNWFSNTKNQNRNQTESSEPSLCSSLKDLFKK